Part of the Xiphophorus couchianus chromosome 8, X_couchianus-1.0, whole genome shotgun sequence genome is shown below.
TCGAAGTCTTCCTCGCTGATCTGgcctttttttagtttcttaagGAGGCGAGTGTCTTCTAAAAGCTCCTTCATGTATTCTTCATCCATGTCGGAGTCCTGCAGAGGCAGAATAGAAGCCATGAGAACGTCCcgtcttaaagctgcagtacgttACTTTTATGAAGAGTatgtcttttacatatttgctaaaactgtcactatgagGTAAGATCGAtctcttccacctcctccctgagctactatggctgtctgaagaaatgcaacattccccgtcaaaaacaaccaatcagagccaggaggagggtcttagcgatGCCAATCAAGCACGTGAacacgctgctaaatgtgctaatggtggagaaacaacttaccaataaaggaaaactgtttatctagtggccatgctaactagccttagcttTCACAACAGACTATGCTAGCTGGAGATTAgtagtttcaacaaatatgtaaaagaaatctatatatatttcttttataaaagttgcacaTTGCAACTTTAATGCTTCATTTATCCCCCAAACAGAGTTTACCTCGTCGTGTTTCCTTTTGGCGGCGCGTTTTTTCTTGCGCTCCTTCTTGCACTTCTGCTTGGACCAGGCCTTGTTCTTGACAAAGTTCTTCTTGGGCAGCTCCGTCTTCTCTCTGTCCTTCAGCTCGGCCAGCATCTTCTGCCTCtgcttctgtctgtttttgtccTTGTAGCGGATGCTGTCCGTGTCCACCGTCGTCTCCACGAAGTCGGGAAACGTTTTCCCCTTCAGCTCGGGCATCTTCGGCAGGCGGAGCAGCGCGAAGCCGTTGGCCAGGGACACAAAATCCAGATCTAAACGAAATAAACAATATGAGAAggtttcattttttgttgtgtttggggataatacaaaaataaaatacagttggCTTTGAGGATTTGTCACCTTTTACTCTGAAGATGAGGCTGCATTCGTGTTTGGCGTAAGCCTGGATGTACGACACAAAGGCCCTCATGCCTTTATCGAACATGGCGCGGTCAGCCAGGGCCATGGCCTTCACCTTGGGCAGCACGTCCACCACGTCCTTTATAGCAGACATCTTCTGCAGCGGGCACTGGTCAGGTCACAAGAAATACTGTTAATCCCATCACTTCCTGACCAACGTCCTGTAGAGGTGCACCGATTGGTTtcttttaaagaactttaaTATCACGAAATACAACAGGAATACAAGATTTTTGCTAGCTTGCCATTGCAATTTTAAACAGACACTTGtgtatacaaaatagaccaATTTATTGCAagagaatgcaaaaaaaaacttaaaattttccGTATGTCCCCAAAGGGGCTTTGTAGCAGATCACCATTAGCAagagaaaaatagagaaaaaaaaaaaacagtataaaTCTCACTCAGAATTTGAATTTGTGCCATTTTCTGAGGATTTCATATCACAGTGGCTCTGATCCTCCTTTGAGTGACTTTATGCTGAGCAATATTTTAGCTGGATTATCTGAGTGAGTTCTAGACGATTATTTTAAACCATCAATTATCAGATTAGGCAGCGTATGAACTCCTGCATGGCTGATCCAAAAAGTCTTGTTGCCGACGGCTACGAACACTGCTGAAGGACCCAACTTCACACTCACTTTCTGGTTGATGGACAAGAAGTTGACATAGGGTTCCTCCATTGGCAGCAGGAAGACGAGggcgttgccatggttaccgaTACGCGCCGTTCTCCCGCATCGATGCACAAAAGcactgaaggaagaaaaagaatgaaCGGCTGAGCAGACAGGGAAAAATGGTCAGAGCCAAGTAGTCAGAAAAGCAATAGTGTTTTAACGTTTAAGCTAACAGGATAATTCATTCTGCAATGTATTAATCCGCCAAAACAAATAGTCCCCAacctcaatttaaaaaaaaaaaaaaggacaacttttgtttgtattttttaaactaactgCACCAACCTGGCGCTGCTGGGGGGATCGTACTGCAGAACCCAGTTCACATCGGGGATGTCGATGCCTCTGGCCATGACGTCGGTGCACACCAAGATCCCGCTGCAACGTCACGacgcttttaaaaacaaacacgtgATGGTACAGATTTACTGCAGGGGCGGCGGATTTCTACCTCTTTAAGGCTCTGAAGTCTGAAAAAATGCTGCTGCGGTTATTTTTCATCTTGCCGTGGATGCAGTGGATCGTGACCTTCTTGACCAGCGACTCCAGGGCTCGGCCGAAGTACTCCACACAAGCGCAGgtgctttaaaaaaaccaaagaaaacagGTAAGAGAAAACGTGTGCATACATAACCAGGAACAAAACAATTAGCTTACCATTACTTTACTGTTGGGTAAGAGTGAAAAGaagttaacatttatttaatactaCCCCTTATCTCAGTTTAATGAAATATGTCACTTACAGATGCAGTAATTATTAgaaatttgtcattaaaacataTATTGGTATTAATATGTCAGTTCAATTTACTATTCTGAAGAACctacaaataataatattattattaatcactATAATAGTAACTGCGCATACAGCATTGGAATAATTACCAACACCTTGACAATGTAGACCATATAGTGTAGTTCATAATCTGTGTTATATAACAAGTAAAAAACTTgttatattatatatacattATTGTCATCATTATTGATGACAATAATGATACTAAAATAATATGACAAtagtaaaacagaaagaaggatGAAGACTACTGCTAAGTAGTGCGTAGATATCAAGTGTTTCTTATAATTCAAGAACTGATCAAATGTGTATCTGTACAAGAGTTGCAACTAACAattgttttagtaatcgattaaacATCCtaagtaaaacacaacaaccagaattttttttttacagaaataaccaattaaatgaaaacaaaaaccacaaataaataaacccaaTCAAACCTGAAGAAGACCAGCTGCTTCTCATGCTTGTGTTGCCTTAGAAACGCCACCAGGTGGTTGAACTTGTCGTCTGCTCTGCAAGTCTGAAAGCACAGCACACGCATGTGTTTTGTCGTTGCCATCTTCACTTCGTGGGCCGAACGACGGGCCGTTCGCTCCGCCACTCACGGTGTAGTAGTTGGAGAGGCGGGCCGGGGTCTTCTGGGTGGCCGAGGCAGCCTGACCCTTCTCTTTGACGGTGATGCGGACGGGGTTCCTGAGGCCGGCCCTCACCAGCTTCTCCAGCTCCTGAGTCTGGGTGGCTGAGAACAGGCCCGTCCGTCTCTGTTTGGGCAGGTAGCTCAGGATGCTGTTCAGGCTGCACACATGTGGGAGGGAGTGGGGTGAAATACAGAACATCCGAACCTGGAGCAGCCTGGTTGGCTAGGAGCAGATTTAGCCCAAAACTATGGTTACTgaaggtttcaccaactcaaatttaagacttttcaaGACCATTATAAATTAAAGACCTGCATCGTGAcagaaatgtaataaagatgataaattttcaataaatttgcaATTGATGGGCGTAAACAATTAGCTAGGGGtatgttagcagctagttactGGTAGCTTGTCTGGTAATCTAATATAGATGATGTGTGCAGAccactcaaacttttgcctgacagaaatgCTGATTAACATAATAAATACCaacttgcattttttaataTCCACACTGTATTATTAATACAAGGTTACTGCAGGTTTTaataactcaaatttaagacttttaaagaccattatgaattaaatttaggACCTGTATCacgacagaaatgtacaaaagacgATAAATAAGAGATAAACTTATACCTACCCATGATGAGCTTTAAAAAGTGAGCTTGGTAGTTAGCAAGGGTGTATATATTAACAGCTAGCTACTGGTAGCCCCAACCACAGAACACAATGAAAATGTGTGCAGGCGACTCAAACTTAACCTGACAGAAAATTAGcgcaagaaacaaaaatacatagaatataaaagattaaatagtcctgccacgACACAAGACACATTAAATGACTAAGAAAtcttaaggccttaattttagtcTTAAATTTACGCACATCCTATTCCAGGATGTGCGTAGACATCCTGGAATAGGATCTTGCCTCCATCTTTCCTGCTGATTCGTACCTGGCCTCAAAGCCCATGTCGAGCAGCCTGTCAGCctcatccagaaccagaacatccagGCTCCGGACTGCGCTGGCCAGTTCCAGCCCCTCTGACTTCCTCCTGAACATGTCCTCCAGGCGGCCGGGCGTCGCAATCACAATGTTGCCgctgaaaagaaacataaaacggACGTTACAGCACGATAATCGCTTTCTAACATGTTCCCACCTAATACTGAggactaatcataaacattaattCTGCTAACACTAAAGTGCTATAACAAGATGGTATTTAGCAAAAGCGAATGCTAAAGTGGCATAACGGGAtgatatttagcagaagctattGCTAAAGATGTATAACAAGatttagcaaaagctaatgcAGTATAACAAGAGGGCatttagcaaaagctaatgctaaaacggTAAAACAAGATGATATTTAGcacaagctaatgctaaagcggtAAAACAAGATGATATTTAGcacaagctaatgctaaatcgGTAAAACAAGATGATATTTAGCACAAGCTAATGTTAAAGAGGTACTACAagatggtatttagcagaagctagtGCTAAAGCACTACAATAAGATGGTAGGCAGTGGAAGCTAATGCAGTAAATGCTGTTACCCGACCTGTGTTACAACACACTATCATTCTCAACAATGAGTGATAGTTGATGCACAGGTAAGTGTGTATCATGACACACCTACCTGTACGGTTGCTCTTGAGAAAGTGATTCTTTGgaacaaatgttttcaatgttagCAAAACCTCTAAagagctaaacaaaaaaatagcttGCTATTAGTGGATTAATGGTGTTGCCACCACTGGGatacaactttatttatttaaaaaaaaaaaaaaagatatatttggAATTCTATTTCTTGCCAGCTTTTCATCCTGTTAAAGCAGGACTGAAATCCGTCACATACCCATGctctttaaacttctccacgtCTTCTGCTGGGTTGCTGCCACCAATCAGCAAAATCTGCCTGAGAATCAAAAGGTGAAATTGATTATTGAGTgcaaattgatttaaaaaaaaatgcttgtagTTAAATCTGCCTGCTCAGTTAGAAACAATTCCAATCTACAACATTTCACtctgtgaagttttttttttttatactcacGTGAACTCTGGAAACTTCTGGATAAACATTCCCATCACTTCACTGATCTGCAGGGCCAGTTCTCGTGTGGGAGTGATCACCAGAGCACCGACCTGCACAAAACACCTGAACTTTTCAGCAGGTCCTACATGACAGCAAACCTCTCAGCATCcaaaaaaaccaaccaaacaaaaaaaaaacaatactacAGAGACTAAAGtagccatgttttttttgcttcGGTGTCACGGTTACCTGCTTCTTCTTGAGTTTCTCCTCGcgtttcagcagcagctctataATAGGAATGACAAAAGCCAAAGTCTTCCCGCTGCCGGTGACCTGAAGCAAAACAGCCAACACCTTAAGAAACGACTGGTTGTCATGGCAGCACAACTTCCTGATCGTTTCCAAATAACTGTTTTTGCATAATTTCGTTAATTACAACATCTCTTTATCCTCAGTTTTGATCATCTATCATATTTAATATCTACTGTTGGATCCAAGCTGTATATTCATTCAGCCGCCAGCAGAGGGAGCCAAATCAATAAGTTAAATATACAGAGCAACTTCAAAGCACTTATACCTCTTGAacgtttttatattttgtcatgttataaccATAAATCTTTATGAAATTCATTCACATTTCAGTTAGATTAACAAAAAAGTCCATAATTATGAATTTTTACAgctacaaatctgaaaagtgtggcatgcacttATTCATCCTGCTCGAGTTAAAACTTTGTAGAGCAATAGCAACTGCAAGCCCTTTAGAGGATGAACCTGTCAGCTCTGCACATGTGCAGCCTGAATTCTTCTGTCTGATTGGATACAGAGCGTCTGCAAACAGGAATTGATGGTGCTGTCATGTTAATGGCGCCCCCTATAGGGCTTGTTTGAAACTACACACAAAACTTTTATCCATTTCATTCAGAAGTGACTTTCTCATTGCCACTCTTtcacaaaagctaaaaatgtgcacaaactAATATTTTATCTGATGAAAgtttctcccacctgagctgcaAATCTTTGCTGTTCTTCCACAGCTACCCTATAGAGCTGAGGTCTTTAAACAACAGAATTGATTTCTTACCGTAATTACTGCTGAATTCTATTCAATAACTACATTACTTGCTATCACTGTAAGTGTATGAGTAAAAgctacaataaataaacaacacttagcctggtggggacataagtaaagcctggtggcccaccaggcttatgaTCGACAGGGGGACAAATGTAATGGTAATTTTATCCAGAACAACCAAAGGGGATAGAAGGTGTTGCTGCAAAATGGAAACTCTGTGTATaaagaattattattatcatttttaataagaTGGTACCCTAAAAATATTAATCGGTAAAGTCTGATGGATGGAAACAAAATCCCCAAACCAACACTTTCACCACtgtgccattaaaaaaaataaaataaaaaactcactTTTTTCATCCTATATAAAAAGTTTTACTCTTTGTCCTGTTTGGATACCATAAACCGTTTCCCTCACACTGacttttttcattcagatttcatttgtagaaagaaaacatcctTATCACATGCTTGTCCCAACTATttgttctaataaaaaaaagtgattaaaatgaCCACTGCTGCTGTAAGTTTATCATTATCAGCATCAGATATATTTCTATTCATGACAGCACATGACAGAGATGCAGCAGATGTTTTTGGTGCCTTGTACTtattcttttgtcatttttgtaacTACTAGCTCAACACAAGATCAACACATTTGACCGTTCAGCGTCTCCTGGATTAGTTTGGATTTCTTCGTGACCCAGAATCAATTTGTCAGTAAATCCCACTAGTTCAGAGTTCTACGTCTTGCTCCGTCTCAGCCTCTTTAAAGAACTTGTTGCAAAGACACTCACCGCCTCAGCAGCGACGTCTTTATTGTTCATGAACAGTGGAATACAAGCCGACTATAACGAAAAGAGATCAATCAGTCAGACAGGTGGAGTTTTAGGGCAGCATGGATTGAAACAGGGATTTCAAAGTTACCTGTACAGGTGTCATGTAAGTAAATTTCATTTCCTCAAGTGTTTGTAAAATCTTCTCGTTTAGTTGGACAGATAAGGTTTCCCATGTCCCGTCTGTAATGTTCTCCATGTTGGAAAGTCAACCGAGAAGACGTAGCAGCAGAACGCTAACGCCTTTAGCACATGGCCAGCCTTTCTGCACGATGATGGACCTTCTTCCGCTGCGTTCCGTAGTTGTTTACACGCCGGGGGGAAACTGAAGCCGACTCGCATGTTTTGGTTCCGCTTTCCACTCCAtttgttctttcttcttctttttcttcttttgcgtTTTATTggcaaatgacaaaaaacttAAGGTGCATTTACCGCCACCTACCGGACTGGAATGTTGTCACCAATGATACTCAGAGGGAATTTAACAATACGCACCTCAATGGCGTGTATGCGTGTTCAAattcatacacacacgcacatacacccctccacacacgcacacacacacacacacacacacacacacatacagtatatatatatatatatatatatatatatatatatatatatatatattttcctctctttttgtATTGGCTTTAAATGCTGACGTCCCTCTgaatatttattgcattttaagaaGAGATGTCCCACTGTCTCCATCTGATTGTGCAATAATTACAAGTCCCCGTTTTATGTTTCCTGGTTTGAAAAATAGAACTATTAAATCCTGTATGGCCAATTCTAAGTCGTGATATGATTACTTCTTTCCAGCTTCCCCatttgttcttcttctgcattctaactttttttttttgttgttgttttttatgcaagcatTTCTACATCTAGGCTGCTCTCAAGGCCAAACTGCTTCCTGTGGATCCTGGGATGCTGATGGAACCGACTCCATAATCCTGGGCTGttttagtttgattaaaattattGGGATCACGTTGTTATGGATAAAATTATTCTGTCTCTTTCTATGCTGTGTCTTTGCTGCATGCTTACATAATCATATCATATAAGACTGATGATagtcacacataaacaaaatgcaactttGCTACAGTCTTTGCTTCACGTGTTTAAGACCATGATAGATCATGGTGCTCTGTTGCTTAAAGCCTCAAAAAATGAAAGGTAAGGTTCTGTGAAGTTTAGATCAGCCCTGATCTAAACTTCATGTTGCTATTTTGACATGGACTTCCTGGCAATGCAGATTATATCTCAACTACATATTTCTAGCTAGCTCAGATAAAGAAAtccagaaatttaaaaataaatgtacagctTTTAAGTCAAAGGcacaattataaaatgttttagctttGCCGAAGAGATTCATGAagctaaaacaacaaactggtAACCTGAAACTACGGTAGTTAAAGTTTTCCATTGAACCTTGAGATACATTAAGAGTTATGCAACTCCGGACATCGACTGCAGCTCGTACAAATGCAATGTTTGGTTGATCAGCGTTCATAATAATCCCACAACAGAAAAGTGCAACAACTTGCTGTTTTTGATGGCTTCACCACAGCAGTGAAACTCAGTGGAGATGAAGACTGTGTCTGTCTTCAGGGCAGACACCTGGTGATGCATAATGTTTAGGAGTTTCAGTCTGACCCAGATGTTACCTGACAGCCTCAGATGAGTTTGTTCTGtcactttttgtcacttttactCTTCCAATTAAACCTTTGACAAATAAACTCCTCAAACAatggaattttatttattttttgttatacaaggcttttttttgtcagtgacATCATAGTGTTGTTTCCCCCAGTGTAGTATAAGCCTGGAGGCCCGCCATGCTTTCCTACCCCCCCCGCCAAGCGTAGCTATTTTTGTTATTAGAACaattaataatgcaaaaaagataaaaataaaaataataagaataatacttttttttttttttaaagttaaagccGTATTGCCAGCATCTCTATTGTTTCACTGGTGGAGCatatttattcctaaaagattAGTTTATAGTTTCTGCATTTAAAGCCGTGAGAGCGGACCAATCACCGCTGGCGCCTCTGCGCGTGGAAGCCAGCGCTGCCGCTGCTTGATCTCAGCACAGATCGCGcgcgcctcctttcactcaaactggacttGTATGGACATTTACATCAAAGCCCCTGTgaggaattatgtttctttggaGTAGCCGACTCCACATCAAGGTAAGAGTTTAAAACCCACCGCGTTAGCTCTGGTTTTCGCAGCTCCACTAACTTGTAGTCGCTTCCAGAGGTGCGTTGAGCGAgcggtgagaatgatttatctttgtgaacaaagaattataTGCGGCGTTTACGTCTCAACACGCTGCCCAGCACCCGGCTCTGTCTTCCCTATAAAGTTTATGTCTGTGTTCCCGGTTGCTCAGAGTGTTAGTGAGagctaacctcatcatgcaggttcagtcCGGTGAGGAGCTTTCGCGCTCTCCTCGTAGTATAAAACACTGGTTTTctattacattattattatttttagtattattttttcccctttatgaTGTGGTTAATGCACATGGTGGCGCGAAGATCGGACAAACTCGTCCCTAAAAGTTGGGCAACCACAACagtttctgtgtatttaaaaaCTCAGCAGACAtgaaatggaagagctactaaagccacattagcagcatttaATTAAATCTCCCATTTGTTGCGGATTCCTGCTCAGTGCAACAGATTTAACTCATCATACAGGGCCGGTCCGAGGCTACatgaggccttgagcagaatttgacttaggGGCCCCTTTTGTTACTAAAACCATCAGCaactctaacagcttctgtgttagatttaaTCTGGGAGAAGGGAGCAGTTTAATTGGCCAACCCAAAAAGCAATAAGTTATAATTGCtgtttactaatttgtatttgtgaacaaacggAGCTCAGACTCAAATAGAGATTAAACTCATAGCATCAGAGTGTAGCTATGGtaacaatctaactatgaatattgttctttgaagttttacaaagtaaacttgccagctgctttaaatcttacatttaaatgttaaacaatttaaaatattttaatttatgtatggTGAAGCcactaaatcaaatttagcagcattgatgatctcaataaataaatgttacatttatacaTCTGTAGTGTATGTTAAAATAATAGCATTTATGGGGACTTGAAGGCCCCATAAATGCCTTCATGGCCTCATGGAGCctctgacttaatttggatcaaacagaagtgcaaataattgatattcattttaattgtattttttgatttgatgtttttaagactagttgtgggtaCAGACAGCATTTCACTGGAGATGTCttcctgaaatatttttacattttctgtcaacttaaaatcttttaatacaaaaacacggtggaccgCCTCGCTGCGTTGACCACTGggtttagcaagttttctggggtaAACCCTGAATAATGTTTGCTTAAGTACTAAAACCACTGAAACAGAGAAGACGAACCCAAATTAGACACTGAATAATAAGttaaagacaaaacaggaagtgtaaAAACGACATTTGAGCATCTTTCAAAtgatttcttcctctttttctttctcttttccactTCGTAAACTCTCTTTATCCGCATGTTAGGTAATCGGTTGGTGGTGTTTCCTGGTTTCAGATATACGTGAAGCTGCTGTCTTCTCATCACTTCTCAGTATTTAAGACCCACTAGAGCAGGGGGTCTGGAACATTTGCACCCCAATGAACCAATTTTAATCTCGgtttatgcaaataaaacttatttagaGTCATAAATGTTACCtgacatttggaaaaaagtccaaatgtcattataattataatttctgATACAGGAAAACTATGAGAATAGAGCAAAAATTGTCTtcctatttttaggttttaaaatacaatGTGAACTTTTATAAAGGATGATGAATACCTTTTCCTCTATGGGATGTCAAACTTCATTAGAAattatgtaaacaaacaaacatgattttctATCTATCAAGATTGTGAGATCCTTCCATACTCCCATGTGcaatacaaatgcaaaaatatctaattaatCTATAAAAGTATGTGTCCTCTGCTCTCAGGACTGAATAATGGAAGGTCTGAGGCCGGGGCATTTGCAGCAACAGTTCTACCAGTGTTGCACAGAATCACACACATGATTCTGTGCAGCTCCTGCAAAGaataatttttcataaaatcaaggAAATTATGAACAGACTGACGCTTCATCAGTCTGTCATCAAAAAACGGTTTCTTCAGTTAGAGGCTTCTTCAGTGTTGCTGTAatgcagactgctacaggaggcAGGTCTTTCCTGGCCATAcccatcaccatctacaataactctttgaagaaaactgttttacatgaattaactgaattgaatttagcCATTTTTATTCACCCCTCTCTTTCCCCCAGGTCTCCAATTGTCACACCACTCACCCCCCCTTTGACTGAACAGATTGTGTGAAGCTTTTATGATAAAGCACTGTGCAAGTACgggccatttaccatttacaaacacacacacccacacacacacacacacacacatacttgtTTTTCCCGAAACGTGAGGACTTGTTTTGGCGAGTGACTAGGTGGTTACACGTGGGGACCCAACTTTCTAAATGAGCTAAAGGCTTGGTTttaggtttggattttttttagggATATTGGAACATGAAATATaatctttaacataaaaattaatcaaatttagaaaatcaaaaatctgtcaGGTTTTTGGCTCCATGTGGGGACATGTCCATCACCAACTACCACCAGGTGGCACTGTGTAATTTTTGGGAACACAGTTTGTCAAATATGAGCAATCCTagttcttttaagtcaataaactGTGTtatatcagatttgtttttgtttaatgttatttttaagtgcCTGGTAACATGCTTAATGCCAACCATCAATAATGGACTACATTTTCTGGTTCTATGTGAACCATTTTATTGCATAACTTACAGTATCTTgttgcaaaaaatatacatacaatCCAACATGCATGtactaaaatgaaatgtattcattGATATGTATCAATAAACATGAACATACAGTATGCATACATACTTGCATTACAAAACTTGACTGCAGCTGTCTCAAAACTTCAAAACCGGCAGAAACTCCAAACAGAATCGGCGTGGTAATGGCACTAACAAATGATCCGTTTTCTTTCACAGTAACAAAAAGGTCAACGCTTACCTTCTTTTGAAAGTCTCTCGTTTTAATGCATCTATGCGATTTTTCACATAGAATTTAATCCCTTGCCATGTCCTGTCCTTGAGGGCTACTGGTGAGGTTTCAATGCACTTCATACACTGGGCTTTCCCAGGAACCTTTCCAGAGTCAATACAGTCCATGAGTGTTTTCTCCACTGCCTGGATTTCTTCTTGGTTCCACTTCAGTCTCTTCTTTTGTGGTGGGCCTGAAAATAATTAGGGGCACTTTTAAGTGTTCttcaatgaaaaaatgtttcagtctgtATGACAGAGCAAGTTATAAAGCtatcatgaaaacatttctttactaCAGCTGTAGTAAAgcattatttcatatttaagggTCAGCTGTCAGCTCCAATAGTTGTCACTGTTGAAGCTGACAACTGGTAGTGAGAGAACACATAAATCTCCCCATCCTTTATAGAAGCATCAGCAGGTACAAGAGAGAATTAATTGTACAAAATACTTCACAAGCATAAATAATTA
Proteins encoded:
- the ddx55 gene encoding ATP-dependent RNA helicase DDX55, yielding MENITDGTWETLSVQLNEKILQTLEEMKFTYMTPVQSACIPLFMNNKDVAAEAVTGSGKTLAFVIPIIELLLKREEKLKKKQVGALVITPTRELALQISEVMGMFIQKFPEFTQILLIGGSNPAEDVEKFKEHGGNIVIATPGRLEDMFRRKSEGLELASAVRSLDVLVLDEADRLLDMGFEASLNSILSYLPKQRRTGLFSATQTQELEKLVRAGLRNPVRITVKEKGQAASATQKTPARLSNYYTTCRADDKFNHLVAFLRQHKHEKQLVFFSTCACVEYFGRALESLVKKVTIHCIHGKMKNNRSSIFSDFRALKSGILVCTDVMARGIDIPDVNWVLQYDPPSSASAFVHRCGRTARIGNHGNALVFLLPMEEPYVNFLSINQKCPLQKMSAIKDVVDVLPKVKAMALADRAMFDKGMRAFVSYIQAYAKHECSLIFRVKDLDFVSLANGFALLRLPKMPELKGKTFPDFVETTVDTDSIRYKDKNRQKQRQKMLAELKDREKTELPKKNFVKNKAWSKQKCKKERKKKRAAKRKHDEDSDMDEEYMKELLEDTRLLKKLKKGQISEEDFEQQLTNSKQEAGGP